From Candidatus Vondammii sp. HM_W22, one genomic window encodes:
- a CDS encoding IS3 family transposase (programmed frameshift): MKKKRYREEQIIGAIKQHESGVKVDDICRQFGISTGCFYNWRSKYAGMDVSEAKRLKELESENNKLKKLLAEKMLEAEAMKDVLFKKVVKPADRKQIVSYLKSRFKLSERRACLLVGLSRTAFRYVTQWGKDEPLRKRLLELAKKHPSYGYLFLHGLLRGEGLVKNKKRTYRVYNEEGLQVRTKKRKKIIRPRMPTIMPIGKNIRWSMDFVSDQLANGRRFRVFNVIDDYSREVIGQLSDFSINGHQVARFLTQVIELRSAPDQIICDNGTEFTSKAMFYWQKESGVKLGFIQPGKPTQNAFVESLNGKFRNECLNQHWFRSIDDARHEIDQWREHYNHVRPHSALNYLSPVAFVNRAA, encoded by the exons ATGAAGAAGAAGCGTTACAGAGAAGAGCAAATTATTGGTGCCATCAAGCAGCATGAGTCAGGGGTAAAAGTTGATGACATTTGTCGTCAGTTCGGCATTTCAACCGGGTGCTTTTATAACTGGCGAAGCAAATACGCCGGGATGGATGTCTCAGAAGCCAAACGGCTCAAAGAGCTTGAAAGCGAAAATAACAAGCTTAAGAAGTTACTTGCCGAGAAAATGCTTGAAGCTGAGGCGATGAAGGATGTGCTCT TCAAAAAAGTGGTAAAGCCTGCTGATAGAAAACAAATCGTGAGCTACCTTAAGTCGCGGTTCAAATTAAGTGAGCGTAGAGCTTGCCTATTAGTAGGCTTAAGTAGAACCGCTTTTCGGTACGTTACTCAATGGGGAAAAGATGAGCCTCTACGCAAACGGTTACTTGAGCTGGCAAAAAAGCATCCGAGTTATGGTTATTTGTTTTTACATGGCCTCCTGAGAGGAGAGGGGCTTGTGAAAAACAAGAAGCGGACCTACCGAGTCTATAACGAAGAAGGTCTTCAAGTGAGGACTAAAAAACGCAAGAAGATAATACGACCAAGAATGCCAACGATTATGCCCATTGGTAAAAATATACGCTGGTCAATGGATTTTGTCAGTGATCAGTTGGCTAATGGTCGCCGCTTTCGAGTATTTAATGTGATTGATGATTACTCAAGAGAAGTTATTGGCCAGCTCTCTGACTTCTCGATCAATGGTCACCAGGTCGCTCGTTTTTTAACTCAGGTGATTGAGCTAAGGAGCGCTCCGGATCAAATAATCTGCGACAACGGTACTGAGTTTACTAGCAAGGCGATGTTCTACTGGCAAAAAGAAAGTGGCGTTAAGCTAGGTTTTATTCAGCCAGGTAAGCCTACTCAGAATGCGTTTGTAGAAAGCTTAAACGGTAAATTCAGAAATGAATGCTTAAATCAGCATTGGTTCAGGTCCATTGATGACGCTAGACATGAAATTGATCAATGGCGAGAGCACTACAATCACGTGCGGCCTCATAGCGCATTAAATTATTTGTCACCTGTGGCCTTTGTGAATAGGGCCGCTTAG
- a CDS encoding Fic family protein, translated as MPDQMEALVNWLTENIDQHHPIIIAALIHYNLVRIHAFDDGNGSGSRILMNLILMKQDFSQQ; from the coding sequence GTGCCGGATCAAATGGAAGCGTTAGTGAATTGGCTCACTGAAAATATTGACCAACACCATCCAATTATTATTGCAGCCCTTATCCATTACAACCTTGTCAGAATACATGCCTTTGATGATGGTAATGGGAGTGGTTCTCGTATCTTAATGAACCTCATTTTAATGAAACAAGATTTTTCCCAGCAGTGA
- a CDS encoding Fic family protein: MVNQKDNTDPLIPVAPAEQQELSGIKETFKSLLHTIMEKNNQLNAKFDLATVWPETDDLPTLYSQLTDLKHCLDSFRPIAPETIMDMQEAWDIRYTYESNRIEGNSLTLDETLHVIEKGLTIGGKLLNDHLEAINHQDAIHYIRDFVEGGDGRDSQFTERILLNIHNLILKGIRDRDAGSYRRQPVFILQSDRKKHEFPDAYLLNKLVEDYFIFYNENKDTMHPVEMAAHLHQRLVNIHPFIDGNGRTSRLVMNLYLLQQGYPIMIIDSEMDKRQEYYRILGEYRGVADGDSKPFELFITQKVKDALFEYLQFMSADQNEEAKDKGYYFFKKIESYLS, encoded by the coding sequence ATGGTCAACCAGAAAGATAACACCGATCCTTTAATTCCTGTTGCTCCAGCGGAGCAACAGGAGCTTTCTGGTATCAAAGAAACTTTTAAATCATTACTTCATACGATCATGGAAAAAAACAATCAACTCAACGCCAAATTTGATTTGGCTACAGTGTGGCCAGAAACGGATGACTTGCCAACACTCTATAGTCAATTGACCGATTTAAAACACTGCCTTGACAGCTTTCGCCCCATTGCACCTGAAACGATCATGGACATGCAGGAGGCATGGGATATTCGGTACACCTATGAATCCAATCGTATCGAGGGTAATTCCCTTACATTGGATGAGACCCTACATGTCATCGAAAAGGGTTTAACCATCGGCGGAAAACTCTTGAATGACCATTTAGAGGCTATCAATCATCAGGATGCCATTCATTACATCCGTGACTTTGTTGAAGGGGGTGATGGTAGAGATAGCCAATTCACTGAGCGTATATTGCTCAATATTCATAACCTGATTCTAAAAGGTATTCGAGATCGTGATGCTGGAAGCTACCGTAGGCAGCCTGTTTTTATCTTGCAGTCAGACAGGAAAAAACATGAGTTTCCCGATGCTTACTTATTGAACAAGTTGGTGGAAGATTATTTTATTTTCTATAACGAAAATAAAGATACCATGCATCCGGTTGAAATGGCAGCACACCTACACCAACGACTGGTAAATATTCATCCATTTATTGATGGTAATGGCCGTACCTCACGTTTAGTGATGAACTTGTACTTATTACAACAAGGTTATCCCATCATGATTATTGATTCAGAGATGGATAAAAGGCAGGAGTATTACCGCATTCTAGGGGAATATCGCGGTGTTGCTGACGGTGATAGCAAACCCTTTGAACTATTCATTACTCAGAAAGTTAAAGATGCCTTGTTTGAATATCTGCAATTCATGTCAGCCGACCAGAACGAAGAAGCAAAAGATAAAGGTTACTATTTTTTCAAAAAGATTGAATCCTATCTATCGTGA
- a CDS encoding TraG/VirB4 family ATPase — MGPSGSGKTVVQAFMLAQAQKYEPTCVIFDKDRGLELFVRAMGGTYLPLKKGEKTGFNPFKIASTPRNIHFLETLVKKLVTDWCPPIKSTRGARSQVP, encoded by the coding sequence ATTGGGCCTTCTGGCTCAGGTAAAACTGTCGTTCAGGCTTTCATGCTCGCCCAAGCACAGAAGTATGAACCAACCTGTGTCATCTTTGATAAGGATCGTGGTCTGGAACTCTTCGTCCGAGCAATGGGTGGTACCTATCTTCCATTGAAAAAGGGAGAAAAAACCGGCTTCAATCCATTCAAAATAGCATCTACACCGCGCAATATCCATTTCCTCGAAACACTGGTTAAAAAACTGGTCACGGATTGGTGCCCACCAATTAAAAGTACAAGAGGAGCGAGATCACAAGTGCCGTGA
- a CDS encoding TraG/VirB4 family ATPase, protein MFGFDVTEFLDHAEIRTPIMMYLFHRMEELIDGRRFMAFVDEFWKLLLDEYFEDFANNKLKTIRKQNGFLVLGTQSPRDVLNSPIAHSIIEQCATMILLPNPKASEADYVEGFKLSHREYQIIREEMPEGPHRFLVKQGHNSVIAELNLQGFNDELAILSGTTDTVNLAERIIKEVGEEPSN, encoded by the coding sequence CTGTTCGGTTTTGATGTCACTGAATTCCTCGACCATGCAGAGATCCGGACACCGATTATGATGTATCTCTTCCATCGAATGGAAGAGTTGATTGACGGTCGTCGTTTCATGGCCTTTGTGGACGAATTCTGGAAGTTATTGCTCGATGAGTATTTTGAGGACTTCGCCAACAACAAGCTAAAGACTATCCGTAAACAGAATGGGTTCCTGGTCCTAGGTACACAAAGCCCTAGAGATGTACTGAATTCACCAATTGCCCACTCCATTATTGAGCAGTGTGCAACGATGATTCTATTGCCAAATCCAAAGGCATCCGAAGCCGACTATGTAGAAGGTTTCAAATTATCGCACCGGGAATACCAGATCATCCGAGAAGAAATGCCTGAGGGTCCCCATCGTTTTCTGGTGAAACAGGGGCACAACAGCGTTATTGCCGAACTGAACCTACAGGGATTCAACGACGAACTGGCAATCTTGTCTGGCACTACTGACACGGTAAATCTAGCCGAACGAATCATCAAAGAGGTAGGCGAAGAGCCAAGCAACTAG
- a CDS encoding type IV secretion system protein, translating to MKKNIVAAFAMVTSTAQASGIPVVDIANLTQSITQVTHMVEQISKLQAQLEKAQQLLDSINGARGYGSFAPISYDTALSTNPENTLKSYGINTASHWGLDGKTAKIYNADNKNAAIYLERSQTALTQSKGRFSTINGLVRAIDGAEDQKDIMDLQARIAGERADKTRCAQGGSSRRGKKCSGEKTYSGACISLGRPHY from the coding sequence ATGAAAAAGAACATCGTAGCAGCATTCGCCATGGTAACCAGTACCGCCCAGGCTAGCGGTATTCCTGTGGTTGATATCGCGAACCTGACTCAATCGATTACCCAAGTCACCCACATGGTCGAACAGATCAGCAAACTCCAGGCGCAACTGGAGAAGGCCCAGCAGCTCCTGGATTCTATCAATGGAGCCAGAGGATATGGCAGTTTTGCGCCCATCTCCTACGATACGGCACTTTCGACGAACCCGGAAAATACATTGAAATCCTATGGCATTAACACTGCCAGTCACTGGGGTTTAGATGGCAAGACAGCAAAAATTTACAACGCAGACAACAAAAATGCAGCGATCTATTTGGAAAGATCACAAACCGCACTCACTCAGTCCAAAGGGCGGTTTAGCACTATCAACGGACTAGTCAGAGCCATTGATGGAGCAGAAGATCAGAAAGACATCATGGATCTACAAGCAAGGATTGCTGGAGAACGAGCGGATAAAACTCGCTGCGCTCAAGGCGGAAGCTCGAGGCGCGGAAAGAAATGCAGCGGCGAGAAAACATACAGCGGCGCCTGTATTTCGCTAGGTCGTCCACATTACTAG
- a CDS encoding EexN family lipoprotein has protein sequence MTRSGCGYDKEEKTKTVDWYKANKAEREEKLAECSNNPGELRKTPNCVNAAIAARQNFSRPSTYLLGKGNTKLQ, from the coding sequence ATTACTAGGAGCGGTTGCGGCTACGACAAAGAAGAGAAAACAAAAACAGTAGATTGGTATAAGGCAAATAAAGCAGAAAGAGAAGAGAAGCTAGCTGAGTGCAGCAATAATCCTGGTGAACTAAGGAAAACACCAAACTGCGTAAATGCTGCAATTGCGGCGCGTCAGAATTTCTCTAGGCCATCCACTTATTTACTTGGTAAGGGAAACACCAAACTACAGTGA
- a CDS encoding type IV secretion system protein → MIIYVALWGFAHLQGRIEEPINEGFKRILRITIILGVLGIFPRKRT, encoded by the coding sequence GTGATTATTTATGTAGCACTGTGGGGCTTTGCACACCTGCAGGGGAGAATTGAAGAACCAATCAACGAGGGTTTTAAGAGAATTTTACGGATCACGATTATATTAGGGGTCCTAGGGATTTTCCCTCGTAAACGGACATAA
- a CDS encoding DUF4158 domain-containing protein gives MTTEKRLKILTEAEIVDLFGPPALNQNDQRFFFTLNDIELAQCQKIRRRDQRCMFVVLLGYFKVKPISLSPGYHQIKHDIKYVCSEVFPGSGLSPFNLTQKTRVRIYHRIYELTNHQRWENERHSAALTIDLREHAQAWAQPRALFDRAIEYLAAQKISIPGYSVLQDLISDVVSATNDQLIRQLEDLISVDLTSMLSDFVEGNDPLTLRRLRMAAKNITRSELQKELAVHQHIQSWMLEVDEVLSQLSISLKNQQYFAERVTYYGAKLKRQPVGYQRLYLLCYLQSRWQQALERIADGFVHHLFQRKQKGVLGIFPRKRT, from the coding sequence ATGACCACAGAGAAACGACTCAAGATCCTCACCGAAGCGGAAATTGTTGACTTGTTCGGCCCGCCAGCACTCAATCAAAACGATCAACGATTCTTCTTCACACTCAATGATATCGAATTGGCCCAGTGCCAGAAGATTCGCAGGCGTGATCAACGCTGCATGTTCGTTGTGTTGCTCGGCTACTTTAAAGTGAAGCCCATTTCTTTGAGTCCCGGCTACCACCAGATCAAGCATGATATTAAATATGTCTGCTCAGAAGTGTTTCCCGGTTCCGGTCTGAGTCCCTTCAATCTAACTCAAAAAACTCGTGTGCGTATCTATCATCGCATATACGAATTAACAAACCATCAACGCTGGGAGAACGAACGGCACAGCGCCGCGCTGACAATAGACCTTCGCGAACACGCACAAGCATGGGCTCAACCGCGAGCGTTGTTTGACAGGGCTATTGAATACTTAGCGGCACAAAAAATTAGCATTCCTGGGTACTCAGTTTTGCAAGACTTGATCAGTGATGTCGTCAGTGCTACCAACGATCAACTCATTCGCCAACTCGAAGACCTCATCTCTGTTGACTTGACTTCTATGTTGTCTGACTTTGTCGAAGGCAATGACCCACTGACTCTACGGCGGTTAAGAATGGCGGCTAAGAACATTACAAGGAGTGAGTTGCAAAAAGAACTCGCCGTACATCAGCACATTCAATCTTGGATGCTAGAAGTCGATGAGGTTTTAAGTCAGCTATCAATATCGTTGAAGAATCAGCAGTACTTTGCTGAAAGAGTGACTTACTATGGTGCCAAACTAAAACGCCAACCTGTTGGTTATCAACGCCTCTACTTGTTGTGCTATTTGCAATCGCGTTGGCAACAGGCACTGGAACGAATAGCCGATGGCTTTGTTCATCATCTTTTTCAAAGAAAACAGAAAGGGGTCCTAGGGATTTTCCCTCGTAAACGGACATAA
- a CDS encoding transposase: MSKAKTANPNQQSFLHQNLLDQLNPKHPLLLLARQIDWSYFDAEFAPLYSHLGKPSKPIRLMVGLSILKHLEDLSDEVPIQRWIQNPYYPSFTGEIEFQWQLPCDPSDLTYLRKRIGNEGFEKVLAASIALHQEKAIEDEMCIDTTVQEKNITFPTDAKQYRKIHGQLLKMARAEGIVLSRNHEKEVKILKLPTRFATHPRNRKKARKAVKRLKTISGRLLREIQRKMTAEQQKFYLWIISL; this comes from the coding sequence TTGAGCAAAGCCAAGACAGCCAATCCCAACCAGCAAAGTTTCCTGCACCAGAACTTACTGGATCAACTAAACCCCAAGCATCCACTTTTGCTATTGGCCAGACAGATAGACTGGTCATATTTTGATGCTGAATTTGCCCCGCTTTATTCTCATCTTGGAAAGCCCTCGAAACCCATCCGCCTAATGGTGGGCCTCTCGATACTCAAGCATCTGGAAGACCTCAGTGACGAGGTTCCGATTCAACGCTGGATACAAAATCCCTACTACCCGAGTTTTACGGGTGAGATCGAATTCCAATGGCAACTTCCTTGTGACCCCTCCGACCTGACTTACTTGAGAAAGCGTATTGGCAATGAAGGTTTTGAAAAGGTCCTGGCTGCCTCTATCGCCTTACATCAAGAAAAGGCGATCGAAGATGAAATGTGTATCGACACTACCGTACAAGAGAAAAACATTACCTTTCCAACTGATGCAAAGCAGTACCGAAAGATACACGGGCAGTTACTCAAGATGGCCCGAGCAGAAGGTATCGTGCTCAGTCGAAACCATGAGAAGGAAGTAAAAATTCTCAAGCTCCCCACCCGATTTGCCACACATCCGAGGAATCGTAAAAAGGCACGTAAGGCTGTAAAGCGATTAAAGACCATCAGCGGCCGATTACTGCGTGAAATACAGCGTAAGATGACCGCAGAACAACAGAAATTCTATCTCTGGATAATTTCGCTTTAG
- a CDS encoding helix-turn-helix domain-containing protein, with the protein MPRLFGGYCPSVRKRSQNALSLEEHEEISRGLSVGLSLRQIARDLDRSPSTISREIQHNGGMNRYRANIADSKAWDRARRLKQCRLSQ; encoded by the coding sequence GTGCCAAGACTGTTTGGAGGATATTGCCCTTCAGTTCGCAAACGATCTCAAAATGCTCTCAGCCTGGAAGAACATGAAGAAATATCCAGAGGGCTTTCCGTAGGCTTGTCTTTGCGTCAGATAGCAAGAGACCTTGATCGCTCACCCTCAACCATAAGCAGGGAAATTCAGCACAATGGGGGAATGAACCGCTATCGTGCAAATATTGCTGATAGTAAAGCTTGGGATCGTGCTCGTAGGCTAAAGCAGTGTAGACTTTCCCAGTGA
- a CDS encoding HlyC/CorC family transporter: MNDISTSALFAILALLIMLSAFFSGSETALMTLNRYRLKHLTKIGHAGAIKAAKLLQRPDRLIGLILLGNNFVNILASSIATIIALRLGGEAAIAMAAGLLTLVILIFAEVAPKTLAALHPERLAFPASFVYSPLLRLLYPLVWLVNGIANALLKQLGVSPDDNNNQYLSQEELRTVVMEAGALIPKRHQRMLLSILDLEKTEVEDIMIPRNEVDGIDLEEPIDEIIKQLQGSPYTRLPVFNGGIDNLVGIINLRKAMYALTQGSLTTDIIREITDLPYFIPEGTPLNRQLLNFQRETQRLGLIVDEYGDLLGLVTLADLLEEIVGEFTTDPADSVQDVQPQQDGSFLVAGSANVKELVRTFHWQLPTDGPRTINGLIIEYMETIPEPGTSLLLKGYPVEILQTQDNAVKLISIQPGMRRSGADTTL; this comes from the coding sequence TTGAATGATATTTCAACCAGTGCGCTTTTTGCCATACTCGCACTTCTGATCATGCTTTCTGCCTTCTTCTCGGGTTCTGAAACCGCCCTAATGACACTTAACCGTTATCGGTTGAAGCACCTCACTAAAATCGGCCACGCTGGGGCAATCAAGGCAGCAAAGTTACTTCAGCGCCCTGATCGACTGATCGGCCTGATACTGCTCGGCAATAACTTTGTCAATATATTGGCCTCGTCGATCGCCACAATCATCGCCCTGCGTCTGGGGGGCGAGGCTGCTATCGCCATGGCAGCCGGCCTGCTGACGCTGGTTATTCTGATTTTTGCCGAAGTTGCACCGAAAACCCTTGCGGCACTACATCCCGAGCGCCTAGCGTTTCCCGCATCCTTTGTCTACAGCCCTCTGCTCCGACTGCTCTATCCATTGGTCTGGTTGGTTAACGGCATTGCCAATGCACTGTTGAAACAGCTCGGGGTATCTCCTGACGATAATAATAATCAATACCTCAGTCAGGAGGAGTTGCGTACCGTTGTGATGGAAGCGGGGGCACTGATACCCAAACGGCATCAGCGAATGTTGTTGAGTATTCTCGATCTGGAGAAGACCGAGGTGGAAGACATCATGATTCCCCGCAACGAAGTGGACGGAATCGATCTTGAAGAACCGATTGATGAGATCATCAAACAGCTGCAAGGCAGCCCCTACACGCGGCTACCGGTATTTAACGGTGGCATCGATAACCTAGTAGGCATCATAAATCTCCGGAAAGCTATGTATGCACTGACTCAGGGCAGCCTGACCACTGATATCATTCGGGAAATCACTGACCTCCCCTACTTCATCCCTGAAGGGACACCACTCAATAGACAGCTGCTTAATTTTCAGCGGGAGACACAACGGCTTGGTCTGATTGTCGATGAATATGGTGACCTGCTTGGGCTGGTGACCTTGGCCGATCTGTTGGAGGAGATCGTGGGAGAGTTCACCACCGATCCGGCAGACAGCGTTCAGGATGTCCAGCCACAGCAAGATGGCAGTTTCCTGGTTGCAGGCAGCGCCAATGTAAAAGAGCTGGTACGCACTTTCCATTGGCAACTTCCCACAGATGGCCCACGAACGATCAATGGCCTGATAATCGAATACATGGAGACCATCCCGGAGCCTGGCACCAGCCTATTGTTGAAAGGCTATCCGGTGGAGATACTCCAGACCCAGGATAATGCAGTAAAACTGATCAGTATCCAGCCAGGAATGCGTCGTTCCGGTGCTGACACCACACTTTAG